Genomic window (Tamandua tetradactyla isolate mTamTet1 chromosome 3, mTamTet1.pri, whole genome shotgun sequence):
ttattgcttttttgtatatatgttatttttcacaaaaaaagatattaaagtcaattgtgaagataaaaaatattccTCTATCCTCTTATATTCTGTAGCACCTAGAAGATAAAATCTGAGAGAATTGTATggcaacccatgacaaactctggaatctgtcctgttactacttgctgaagagtgctttgaaaacttttgcttttttctttctttgctttgtatatcactatattatataataaaaagtttttttaaaagttattttaggaGGTATTCAGTTTatctttgataaaaatattttcttttggacAGTTTCTCACTCCTTTTGTTTCCCATAAGATGTGTTCAGCTGTATGAAGGAAACCCAGGTACACTCCTGATGGAGGAATAAAAGCACACTTTTGGAAGCCTTATCCTTAATCACTGGCTCTCAAACAGTATCTTTTGGAAGGCTGGCTGCTATTTACCCTGCTGGCATTGGCCAATGACGTCTTCTACTGGAATAATTCATGAGTTTACCACTTTGGTTGATTCACTCCTAGTGGGGTTCACCGGGTAACTAAGCCTCACTATTGTATCTTCTTGGTGCACAACTCCATGTCTCTCACATTTCTATCAAGTCTTATTGCTCAATGTCATCTACATACCCTTCTGTGATGCTGAAGTGGTCCACCTCCAAAATTTTCCTTTCCATGGCAGGCACAATGGCAACCCATGCCTATAGGCCTATAGGAGTTTGAAAGCAGCTCAGTCAACTGAACCTGAAACTCCTGGGCTTGACCACATAGTGCACCATGGTTTACTGTGTTGTGGCTCTACCTCTGATTGGGACTGACAAATTTTATTCTCAATATTATCCACAATTTAACTTATTTGTGATTATCTCAAAAATCGaatatcagaaaaatgcaaaaaatctcTGTGGTCCTTTTATATTAATACAAATATGAAATCATAGAGTAAATCTGTTGAGAAATGTGAGTAAATTTTGCAAAGTGAGTTAGCAAAATTTTATTTGATGCCAAGAACAAAATTTCAAGTTATTATagacaaaaaactataaattttaatgAGCATATTTtacaacataatttttaaagtatgagtGAAGTAAAAAATGAATGCAATATGTATTTGAATGCATAAATAGattcaaaatgtatattttaataatagattttaaaatattttacagacaCATGAATGCTTATGCTATCCAAATTATTACAGTAAACAGtaattgaaatattattttactgtcataaatatttaaatacagactgatgaaaaataaaaggataggaagtgaaataaaaacagatatgTTCCATTTATGATACAGTAGactaatcaaaataaaacttatgtgaaataaatatttcagaaaatgtgTTGAAATGTTTAATCATGtgcaacattaaaaaagaaaaaatatgtttttacagGCTATTGCAGGCAGATTGAATATTCTATTAATTGTGAGTAAATAGATCTGTGTTAGCCATTTTAGGTTATGTGTTGGTAGCCTAGACTCATTAAGCTTTTTTgtcataaactttaaaaatatattcagttcATTAGATATAAGATTTGCATAGAAAAAACTAGCTTGaaaaaacagaattaaagagaaacagaaaaaaatgtttttttgccaATCTAAAAGACAAAGTTCTAATACTTATGAAACTgctaataaaattgataaaacttaaaaatgtgcaaatgtcAAACAAATATGAATGAGTATTATCACCATCTTTAATCTcttgaattataacaaatttgaAGAGATTTTGAAAGGTAAAAACTTTgggaataaaaaaaatgtatatcccTACACTATCCAATGCTGTGCATATCTAATGAACTTTTATGTTCTAGGTGCCTATATGATTTCAATTAGCTAATAGGTTCTCTATGAATATGTGTTGcatgaatttataaaataatatggaCACATAGAAGAAGTGGTATATGTCAACTTTACTAATgaccatataaaaatatttaatgtttttttaaagcaatatattGTTCAAGAGACTTTTCCCTTTTATATTCTTTGATTCAGCAACACCATTCATTGTGGGAGAGAAAttggaaataacatatataaattaaaCAGGTTAAAACATAAACATATTATAACAGATATAAATTCCATCAAATGTTGTGCCAGTATAAAAATTATGGTAAAACTCATGTATACATAGTAATGGTATATACATTTGTTCCAACATCCAAAATtggcatatatataaaacaggtaCTAAAATATACATTTGCATTTCAATGATTGAAGTGAAAATAGTTGATTTCTATGGTTGATTGAATTGTGGATAAATTACCATGCTTTAACTCCTACTAGTGATGTATTATTGTCTgttttcagtgtgtgtgtgtgtatgtgtttatgcaTATTTGAAAGGGAAGGAAAGTAGTGGacctgtatttaaaaaattataattgtttattttgttttaatttgaaagaatgacaaaaagagtTTCACTGTCTAAAAAGATGGAGTTAAATGAAGAGTTTCCATAATAATAGCAATTACCAATTACTTGGTAAATCTATAGGTAAAAAAATGTTAATGCTTTCTCTCAAAACCACATGTTGAAGtaattccaatattttaaaagttccttaGATATAATATTGAGTAGTTATCCACAATaggatgaaaatgtttttttcacaatGAATTGCCCACCCAAAAGTAACTTTCTTACAGCTCCCTTCATGGCCTCATTCCTCAGACTGTAGATGATAGGGTTGAGTGTTGGGGGCACTactgaataaaaaatagaaatcataagATCAAAAACACTTGGAGAATCTGAAGTTGGTTTTAGGAACTCAAAGATGCCTGTGGAGAGAAAAAATGAGACAACAAAGAGGTGAGGCAGGCAGGTAGAGAAGGCCTTGGATCGACCCTCAGCAGAGGGTATTTTTAGAACCATGGAGAAGATGTAGATATAGGAGAGGACAATGGCAGTGAAGCAGATGAGTGCCATCAGAGACATGAAAGCAGACACTACAATTACTCCAAGGTAATCATTGAAGCAGGAGAGCTTCAGCAACTGGGGTACATCACAGAAGAACTGGTGGATTATTTTGGACCTGCAGAATGTAATAGAGAATGTGGCTGCTGTGAACAAGATCCCAGAGATAGCCCCACTCAGCCATACAGCTATCACAGCCCACTTACAGGTACTGGGATTCATGATGACCTCGTAGTGCAGTGGGAGGCAGATGGCTGCATAGCGGTCATAAGACAACACTGTGAGAATAGCAACCTCAGCCCAGGCCACAGAAGTGAAGAAGAAAACCTGAAGTATGCATTGACCATGTGAAATATAGCCATTGTCCATCAGTGAATTGTCAATGGACTGGGGAACAGTGACAGAAATGAAGGACAGATCCAGAAGGGAAAGATGCTTCAAGAAGTAATACATTGGGGATTGGAGACATGGGTCCAGTGTAGTGATGGCAATAATAATGAGGTTACCTGCCAAGGCTGATAGGTATATTGCCAAGAATAGGAAAGCATGTAATATCTGCAGCTCATGGTTGTCAGAAAAACCCATGAGGAGGAATCCACTCATTGTGGTTACATTTTCCATAATCATTTTGAAGATACAAAATGTGGAGGTCATGGCTAGAAGACAAGAGAATCTGAGAAATGCAATTGGAAGGTATCAAAATcagtgttcattcattgtttcatcATTGTTTCTTTCAAACATTCTTTATTAAGCACCAGCTATATATCAGCTATGCTCTAGGTGCTGGGGACCCAAAAATGAAGAGATCTCTTTCTTATATTCttggagcttacagtctatattagTAAGTCAGCAGTTATAGATGAGTGCACATGTGGTCAAAGTCACTGGCTCTGTCATAGAAAAATGCTTAAATCTGCACCACAAAAATGTTATGCCATTTCCAAAGTTGTCCTTTATCCCCTTTCTGTAAAGAACAGAAAAGCAGTTATCAGCTATTAGAGGCTTCTGACATTGATGGATTGAATTTGTGTATAGTATATTGCTTTGTTTTTGCAAATGGAATGTCCTTTAGAGGAAACATGACATTAAAAGTTGAAGCATCTGTTGGTTGGCTGGTGATATTGAAGTCTCTGCCTATTAAACAATTCTGTCATTATCAAGAGAGTGCCTGTAACTGTTGGTGTAACACCACATGATGTAGTGTTATCCTCATTCCAACTAACATTTAATTGATGGGCAACCCATTGAAACCAAGAACAAAACATTTTTACAAAGGAAATACTTACATGAAATTTTCAGCTTTCAatacatattttgttttctagaGTATGTCTGGTATCtaataattttctatttgaaCCTTCATTTTAGACAACTTCTCTTCAATTATCTGTCCTCAGttcaattaattaaatatttatcaacCATTTACTAAATGcaaatgtattttcaaaaataaatgcatactAATTGTTCTGAAATGGCTTTAAGTGGAAGGACAATATTCAAATCCTCAATATGCAGCTTCAGAAAGAGAACCTGAAGTGGTATGCAGTGAAGCATACCTCTCAGAAAAGGGAGAAGTCAAGTTTAGGTTTATTGCCCAATGTTTGGGCTTTGTGAGGTAGAAATAACAAAAAGCTCTACTCTCATTAAAGAGTTCTACCACTATTAAAATAATCTCAGTTTTTAAGAGTTGATGAGTCAATTTATAAGGAGTCCCTAACATTTCtgcatttccccctttctcctctttattttatGCAACAGTTGGAAAGACTACTGCCTCAGAGTTTTCATTGTCTTCATTCTAAATCATGTGAAATATCAGcagatttttttgtattttattggaaaatataattGTTGAATCTTTAATCTTGAGTCAGCATGTCCTCCCCATTCTTTGTTAATCTGGGAGAGGATTTTCTTAATTAATCATCTGTcttgtttgctttgctttctgaTGTGTGATATCAGTCTCTCCTGCTGACACTCAAGATttagtctttctcctttccttctcctctgtAAAGAATGAATTTGGCATTTAGTCAGCTATTTCTACATCCCACTGTCTGGTCGAATTCTGtggtttcatatttaaaataaaaatggatactaaattaatgaaaaagttttaaacttttgtttaGCCTGCCAAATGCAAAagccccttttctctttctttacaaaTATAAATCACAAGGTTAATGTGTCTATAATCTTCTCGACTTTATCTGTTTTCATGGAATTACAcgccagaaaataaaaagcaagaggAACTAGAGAGCAAGGATATATACTTCCAACAA
Coding sequences:
- the LOC143675612 gene encoding olfactory receptor 14J1-like; the protein is MIMENVTTMSGFLLMGFSDNHELQILHAFLFLAIYLSALAGNLIIIAITTLDPCLQSPMYYFLKHLSLLDLSFISVTVPQSIDNSLMDNGYISHGQCILQVFFFTSVAWAEVAILTVLSYDRYAAICLPLHYEVIMNPSTCKWAVIAVWLSGAISGILFTAATFSITFCRSKIIHQFFCDVPQLLKLSCFNDYLGVIVVSAFMSLMALICFTAIVLSYIYIFSMVLKIPSAEGRSKAFSTCLPHLFVVSFFLSTGIFEFLKPTSDSPSVFDLMISIFYSVVPPTLNPIIYSLRNEAMKGAVRKLLLGGQFIVKKTFSSYCG